The Agromyces hippuratus genome has a window encoding:
- a CDS encoding alpha/beta hydrolase, producing the protein MATFTDEHGVRIHYESWRVPDATAVIQLAHGVGEHIGRYTELIEALNVAGYSVWADDHRGHGQTGFEQHGGDLTRMGRLGPGGLRATIDAVEQFTGVIRETEGSELPLVLLGHSWGSLMSQIIVNRSAEKYDGVVLTGTAYRTLFDMNGGDLNARHKHLGPTPVEWLSRDSDVAAAFMADPYTTDVPLRKLFGTVDALRLLGRPARHLPAELPLLIMVGSDDTLGGEESAAKLANAYVHRSGLVDVELIVYEGARHEIFNETNRAEVRSDLIEWLDERFATD; encoded by the coding sequence ATGGCGACCTTCACCGATGAGCACGGGGTCCGGATCCACTACGAGTCCTGGCGGGTGCCCGACGCGACCGCGGTGATCCAGCTCGCGCACGGCGTCGGCGAGCACATCGGCCGGTACACCGAGCTCATCGAGGCGCTGAACGTGGCCGGCTACTCGGTCTGGGCCGACGACCATCGCGGTCACGGGCAGACCGGGTTCGAACAGCACGGCGGCGACCTGACGCGCATGGGCCGCCTCGGCCCAGGCGGGCTCCGGGCGACGATCGACGCGGTCGAGCAGTTCACCGGCGTCATCCGCGAAACCGAAGGGTCTGAGCTTCCGCTCGTGCTGCTCGGGCACTCGTGGGGCTCGCTCATGTCGCAGATCATCGTGAACCGCAGCGCCGAGAAGTACGACGGCGTCGTGCTCACCGGCACGGCCTATCGCACGCTCTTCGACATGAACGGCGGCGACCTGAACGCCCGCCACAAGCACCTCGGGCCGACCCCGGTCGAGTGGCTCAGCCGCGACTCCGACGTCGCAGCCGCCTTCATGGCGGACCCGTACACGACCGACGTGCCGCTGCGAAAGCTCTTCGGCACGGTCGACGCGCTGCGCCTGCTCGGCCGGCCGGCACGCCACCTGCCCGCTGAGCTGCCGCTGCTCATCATGGTCGGCTCCGACGACACGCTCGGCGGCGAGGAGAGCGCTGCGAAGCTCGCGAACGCCTACGTTCATCGCTCGGGCCTCGTCGACGTCGAGCTCATCGTCTACGAGGGCGCCCGGCACGAGATCTTCAACGAGACGAATCGCGCCGAGGTGCGCTCCGACCTCATCGAGTGGCTCGACGAGCGGTTCGCGACCGACTGA
- a CDS encoding histidine phosphatase family protein codes for MTTFYLARHGETTWHADHRYAGNSDVPLTRHGLGQAAALGAWAVDAQLDAIVASPLSRARRSAAPSVETTGLALRIDDRLVEIDFGDGEGLTPTELAERFPEEWAAFCRAPASNPFPGGERGRDGIARALPVFDELVEEFPDGRVLVVAHATLIRLLFCDLAGMDPDGYRDLLPVLGNCNITTIVYPWATESQVTSHPRIRLLGFDVPPGRAAI; via the coding sequence ATGACGACGTTCTACCTGGCACGCCACGGCGAGACGACCTGGCACGCCGACCACCGGTACGCGGGCAATTCGGATGTCCCGCTGACGCGCCACGGTCTCGGACAGGCCGCCGCGCTCGGCGCCTGGGCCGTCGACGCGCAACTCGACGCGATCGTCGCCTCGCCGCTCAGCCGAGCCCGGCGCTCGGCCGCGCCATCCGTGGAGACGACCGGGCTCGCGCTGCGCATCGACGATCGGCTCGTCGAGATCGACTTCGGCGACGGCGAGGGGCTCACGCCGACCGAGCTCGCCGAGCGGTTCCCCGAGGAATGGGCGGCGTTCTGCCGTGCGCCGGCATCGAATCCGTTCCCCGGCGGCGAGCGCGGCCGCGACGGCATCGCCCGGGCGCTCCCGGTCTTCGACGAGCTCGTCGAGGAGTTCCCCGACGGGCGCGTGCTCGTCGTGGCGCACGCGACGCTCATCAGGCTGCTGTTCTGCGATCTCGCCGGCATGGACCCCGACGGCTACCGCGACCTGCTGCCGGTGCTCGGCAACTGCAACATCACCACGATCGTCTACCCGTGGGCGACGGAGTCGCAGGTCACGAGCCATCCGCGCATCAGGCTGCTCGGCTTCGACGTGCCTCCGGGACGCGCGGCGATCTGA
- a CDS encoding TetR/AcrR family transcriptional regulator, with the protein MFENTTGAPRTKAERTRARIRDTALASFRERGYDETTVRLIAQEAGVSLGNAYYYFPTKNHLVQELYVEVQREHRAAAEPLLGESTDLIDRLGVVYRTGLTTLEPFHRFAPGFLSAAVSPKSPINPLAAESTEARDLAVGLFDEAVAGARHSLPDDLARSLPEVFWLGYLLLALFWVYDTSPGQERTLRLLDRGLKLLALALPLVKLPLLRKPLRELVELIGEVRA; encoded by the coding sequence ATGTTCGAAAACACGACGGGTGCCCCGCGCACGAAGGCTGAACGCACGCGGGCCCGCATCCGCGACACCGCGCTGGCGTCCTTCCGCGAACGCGGGTACGACGAGACGACGGTGCGACTGATCGCGCAGGAGGCCGGCGTCTCGCTCGGCAACGCGTACTACTACTTCCCGACCAAGAACCACCTCGTGCAGGAGCTGTACGTCGAGGTGCAGCGCGAGCACCGGGCCGCCGCCGAACCGCTGCTCGGCGAGTCCACTGATCTCATCGATCGACTCGGCGTCGTCTACCGCACGGGTCTCACGACCCTCGAACCGTTCCATCGTTTTGCACCGGGGTTCCTGAGCGCGGCCGTCTCGCCGAAGTCGCCGATCAACCCTCTCGCCGCCGAATCGACCGAGGCACGTGACCTCGCGGTCGGGTTGTTCGACGAGGCGGTCGCCGGCGCCCGTCACTCGCTGCCCGACGACCTCGCGCGCTCCCTGCCCGAGGTGTTCTGGCTCGGCTACCTGCTGCTCGCGCTCTTCTGGGTGTACGACACGTCGCCCGGACAGGAGCGCACGCTGCGCCTCCTCGACCGCGGGCTCAAGCTCCTGGCGCTCGCGCTGCCGCTCGTGAAGCTGCCACTGCTGCGCAAGCCGCTGCGCGAGCTCGTCGAACTGATCGGCGAGGTGCGGGCATGA
- a CDS encoding lipoate--protein ligase family protein, translating into MHGEYKVPGGKLVVVDFEVRDGVIVNPRVAGDFFLEPDEALGDLDAALTGLSAASDAKQIAAAITAGLRHDAVMLGFSAEAIAVAVRRAMTDATSWADYEWEIVHDAAVPPRTHLALDEVLATRVGEGRRKPTLRFWEWDESAVVIGSFQSVKNEVDPEGAEKYGFDVVRRISGGGAMMMERGNVVTYSLYVPGELVQGMSFADSYAFLDDWVLQGLRAIGIEATYQPLNDIASPLGKIGGAAQKRLGSGGVLHHVTMSYDLDNEKMLEVLRIGREKISDKGIASAAKRVDPLRSQTGLSRAAVIESLKQTFTTLYGATPGTVSADELAEAEALVESKFSTREWLYRVP; encoded by the coding sequence ATGCACGGTGAATACAAGGTGCCCGGTGGCAAGCTCGTGGTCGTCGATTTCGAGGTGCGCGACGGGGTGATCGTGAACCCGCGCGTCGCGGGCGACTTCTTCCTCGAACCTGACGAGGCCCTGGGCGACCTCGATGCCGCGCTCACGGGGCTCTCCGCGGCATCCGATGCGAAGCAGATCGCCGCGGCGATCACCGCCGGCCTGCGGCACGACGCCGTCATGCTCGGCTTCTCTGCCGAGGCGATCGCGGTCGCGGTGCGTCGGGCGATGACGGACGCCACGAGCTGGGCCGACTACGAGTGGGAGATCGTGCACGACGCGGCCGTGCCGCCGCGCACGCACCTCGCCCTCGACGAGGTGCTGGCGACCCGTGTGGGCGAGGGGCGCCGCAAGCCGACGCTGCGCTTCTGGGAGTGGGACGAGTCGGCCGTCGTCATCGGCAGCTTCCAGTCGGTGAAGAACGAGGTCGACCCCGAGGGCGCCGAGAAGTACGGCTTCGACGTCGTGCGCCGCATCTCGGGCGGCGGCGCGATGATGATGGAGCGCGGCAACGTCGTGACGTACTCGCTCTACGTGCCGGGCGAACTCGTGCAGGGCATGAGCTTCGCCGACTCCTACGCCTTCCTCGACGACTGGGTGCTCCAGGGCCTGCGTGCGATCGGCATCGAGGCGACCTACCAGCCGCTCAACGACATCGCGAGCCCGCTCGGCAAGATCGGCGGCGCCGCGCAGAAGCGACTCGGCTCGGGCGGCGTGCTGCACCACGTCACGATGTCGTACGACCTCGACAACGAGAAGATGCTCGAAGTGCTGCGCATCGGCCGCGAGAAGATCAGCGACAAGGGCATCGCATCGGCCGCCAAGCGCGTCGATCCGCTGCGCTCGCAGACCGGGCTGTCGCGCGCGGCCGTCATCGAGAGCCTGAAGCAGACCTTCACGACGCTCTACGGAGCCACCCCCGGCACGGTGAGCGCCGACGAGCTGGCCGAGGCCGAGGCGCTCGTCGAGTCCAAGTTCTCGACGCGGGAGTGGCTGTACCGGGTTCCCTGA
- a CDS encoding TetR/AcrR family transcriptional regulator has translation MARPRTQEARRAALIEATYAAGRTHGLRSLSLTDVAAQAGLTRGAILYYYEDLDALLVEAHAAGVERFCDARDATIAELADPRAQLAAAIDAGLPSGPDDALMSLLYEFDVLAGNSALHDELVQKLYLRQLETYRGIIAAGRTSGAFSPGLSDDDLAMTFVALEDAYGLHIVGGNALMTVEKAAAAMRAVAAELGCPPVG, from the coding sequence ATGGCACGCCCCCGCACCCAGGAAGCACGACGGGCGGCCCTGATCGAAGCGACGTACGCGGCCGGACGCACCCACGGGTTGCGCTCGCTGTCGCTGACGGATGTCGCGGCGCAGGCCGGCCTCACCCGCGGCGCGATCCTCTACTACTACGAAGACCTCGACGCACTGCTCGTCGAGGCGCACGCGGCCGGCGTCGAGCGCTTCTGCGACGCGCGCGACGCCACGATCGCCGAGCTCGCCGATCCGCGCGCGCAGCTCGCGGCGGCCATCGACGCGGGGCTGCCGAGCGGCCCCGACGACGCACTGATGAGCCTGCTCTACGAATTCGACGTGCTCGCCGGCAACTCGGCACTGCACGACGAACTCGTGCAGAAGCTCTACCTGCGCCAGCTCGAGACCTACCGGGGCATCATCGCGGCGGGGCGCACCTCTGGCGCCTTCTCCCCCGGCCTCTCGGACGACGACTTGGCGATGACCTTCGTCGCGCTCGAAGACGCGTACGGGTTGCACATCGTCGGCGGGAACGCCCTCATGACCGTCGAGAAGGCGGCCGCCGCGATGCGCGCCGTCGCTGCGGAGCTCGGCTGCCCACCCGTCGGGTAG
- a CDS encoding APC family permease codes for MSSPNLPSGTAAPASPTLDTAATTTHGGQLSRSLGVGGNVLITLSGISPASSVFILGGAALAGYGTGVFWGFALAGVISILIAFCYAELASRHPIAGGDYSLVSRVLGPASGAAVFFIGMVSLPLIIAIFALGVADYLGFALAGLDPLATALIVIALATVTACFNIRTNAWVTGVFLFIELAALALLAVLGLVHIERPITDLFDPQALDAATGGLAPLGIAGLVLAVTQGIFSYNGYGGAVYFAEETKNAKRAIARAVLWSAVITVIAELVPLTAVLLGADSLEELFGAGLPVESFLASRAGDTVTVVVLVAIALAIINAIIAIALQSGRLLFAAARDQAMPAALARPLGRVSARTSMPVAATIVMGVIALAACFIPFDVLLNATGSTLAFSYGFIALAAFVVRRSPATPGTYRMPLWPAPPVLALVAIITIFVIGILDPAQWLSLAIAFGIVAAGYLYYVLYLRHRPGVLHLIDASDDPDDLDGTPVVTGEGRGA; via the coding sequence ATGTCCAGCCCGAACCTCCCGAGCGGCACTGCCGCCCCGGCATCACCCACCCTCGACACGGCCGCGACGACGACGCACGGCGGTCAGCTCTCGCGTTCGCTCGGCGTCGGCGGCAACGTGCTCATCACCCTCTCGGGCATCTCGCCGGCCTCGAGCGTCTTCATCCTCGGCGGCGCGGCCCTCGCCGGCTACGGCACCGGCGTCTTCTGGGGCTTCGCCCTCGCCGGCGTGATCAGCATCCTCATCGCGTTCTGCTACGCCGAACTCGCCTCGCGACACCCGATCGCCGGCGGCGACTACTCCCTCGTCAGCCGGGTGCTCGGCCCGGCCTCCGGCGCAGCGGTGTTCTTCATCGGCATGGTGAGCCTGCCGCTCATCATCGCGATCTTCGCGCTCGGCGTGGCCGACTACCTGGGCTTCGCGCTCGCCGGCCTCGACCCGCTCGCGACCGCGCTCATCGTGATCGCCCTCGCCACCGTGACGGCGTGCTTCAACATCCGCACCAACGCGTGGGTCACCGGCGTCTTCCTCTTCATCGAGCTCGCGGCACTCGCCCTGCTCGCCGTGCTCGGTCTCGTGCACATCGAACGGCCGATCACCGACCTGTTCGACCCGCAGGCGCTCGATGCGGCCACGGGAGGGCTCGCGCCGCTCGGCATCGCCGGCCTCGTGCTCGCCGTGACCCAGGGCATCTTCTCGTACAACGGCTACGGCGGCGCGGTCTACTTCGCCGAAGAGACGAAGAACGCGAAGCGCGCCATCGCGCGAGCCGTGCTCTGGAGCGCCGTCATCACCGTGATCGCCGAACTCGTGCCGCTGACCGCCGTGCTGCTCGGCGCCGACTCGCTCGAGGAACTGTTCGGTGCCGGGCTGCCGGTCGAGAGCTTCCTCGCCTCCCGCGCTGGTGACACGGTGACCGTCGTCGTGCTCGTCGCGATCGCACTCGCCATCATCAACGCCATCATCGCGATCGCCCTGCAGTCGGGCCGGCTGCTCTTCGCCGCCGCCCGCGACCAGGCGATGCCGGCCGCACTCGCGCGGCCGCTCGGCCGAGTGTCGGCGCGCACCAGCATGCCGGTCGCCGCGACCATCGTGATGGGCGTCATCGCGCTGGCGGCGTGCTTCATCCCCTTCGACGTGCTGCTGAACGCCACCGGGTCGACCCTCGCCTTCAGCTACGGCTTCATCGCACTCGCGGCGTTCGTCGTGCGCCGCTCGCCCGCCACGCCAGGCACGTACCGCATGCCGCTCTGGCCGGCGCCGCCCGTGCTCGCGCTCGTCGCGATCATCACGATCTTCGTGATCGGCATCCTCGACCCGGCGCAGTGGCTGAGTCTCGCGATCGCGTTCGGCATCGTCGCCGCGGGCTACCTGTACTACGTGCTCTACCTCCGGCATCGCCCGGGCGTGCTGCACCTGATCGATGCATCCGACGACCCCGACGACCTCGATGGCACTCCGGTCGTGACCGGCGAAGGGCGCGGCGCATGA
- a CDS encoding amidohydrolase → MTIDLLITGARVRTFDPAQPWADAVGVEGDRIAYVGTAADAPAARRTIDATGRLVTPGIIDSHNHLLLGFDADAVSLEGAHELTEVRRRISEFAARRPELDWVCAENAVYSILEGRRPNAADLDGLTDRPVFVTTYDQHSVWLNRTALRVLGIADGVDITWGRPERDARTGEPTGWVTDFYTSAMTEAGLTALQRDIPMYSPERRYRKLCASMRMATSLGITTVVEPQVPLAELGLFTRASGEGRLSSRVIAALFHPVGADAAFRAQLREAVDSAPADDRLRFGPVKLYADDVIEPHTALMLEDYANRPGVRGRPSYPDRELVGVIGELDRLGFQTHTHATGDGGIRLALDAIEHAARNNGTRDRRHGIVHVECLHPDDLPRFRGLGVTAAMQPRHCSPDLVAGTWMENVGEERWGRAWRFRSLLDSGATVAFSSDWQVGEMDPLVGLYSAATRAGLDGSDAWTSAERVGIDRSLEAYTVHGARAWHLEHALGRIGPGMLADLAVWSGDLTAHDDDPAALLDEHAELTIVGGEPVYSAGGLVEEVGPADHDPVALVGGTANAQVHEH, encoded by the coding sequence ATGACCATCGACCTGCTCATCACCGGCGCGCGCGTGCGCACCTTCGACCCCGCGCAGCCCTGGGCCGACGCCGTGGGGGTCGAGGGCGACCGCATCGCCTACGTCGGCACCGCGGCGGATGCCCCGGCAGCGCGCCGGACGATCGACGCCACCGGGCGTCTCGTGACCCCCGGCATCATCGACAGCCACAATCATCTCCTGCTCGGCTTCGACGCCGACGCGGTCTCGCTCGAGGGTGCTCACGAGCTCACCGAGGTGCGCCGGCGCATCTCCGAGTTCGCGGCACGCCGCCCCGAGCTCGACTGGGTCTGCGCCGAGAACGCGGTGTATTCGATCCTCGAGGGCCGGCGGCCGAACGCGGCCGACCTCGACGGATTGACCGACCGGCCGGTCTTCGTCACGACGTACGACCAGCACTCCGTCTGGTTGAATCGCACCGCGCTCCGCGTGCTCGGCATCGCCGACGGCGTCGACATCACCTGGGGCCGACCCGAACGAGATGCCCGCACCGGTGAGCCGACCGGCTGGGTGACCGACTTCTACACGAGCGCCATGACCGAGGCCGGACTCACGGCGCTGCAACGGGACATCCCGATGTACTCGCCGGAGCGCCGCTATCGCAAGCTCTGTGCGAGCATGCGCATGGCCACCTCGCTCGGCATCACGACCGTCGTCGAACCGCAGGTGCCGCTCGCCGAACTCGGCCTCTTCACTCGCGCGAGCGGCGAGGGGCGATTGAGTTCGCGGGTCATCGCGGCGCTCTTCCACCCGGTCGGAGCGGATGCCGCCTTCCGCGCGCAGCTCCGCGAGGCCGTCGACTCGGCACCAGCAGACGACCGGCTGCGGTTCGGGCCGGTCAAGCTCTACGCCGACGACGTGATCGAGCCGCACACCGCCCTGATGCTCGAGGACTACGCGAACCGGCCCGGGGTGCGCGGTCGCCCGAGCTACCCCGACCGTGAGCTGGTGGGCGTCATCGGCGAACTCGACCGGCTCGGGTTCCAGACCCACACGCATGCCACGGGCGACGGCGGCATCCGGCTCGCCCTCGACGCGATCGAACACGCGGCGCGCAACAACGGCACCCGCGACCGGCGCCACGGCATCGTGCACGTCGAGTGCCTGCATCCCGACGATCTGCCGCGCTTCCGTGGACTCGGCGTGACGGCGGCGATGCAGCCGCGGCACTGCTCGCCCGACCTGGTGGCGGGCACGTGGATGGAGAACGTCGGCGAAGAGCGATGGGGTCGTGCCTGGCGGTTCCGGAGCCTGCTCGACTCGGGCGCGACCGTCGCCTTCTCGAGCGACTGGCAGGTGGGCGAGATGGACCCCCTCGTCGGGCTCTACTCAGCGGCCACGCGGGCCGGCCTCGACGGCTCCGACGCCTGGACGAGCGCCGAACGCGTCGGCATCGATCGCTCGCTCGAGGCGTACACCGTGCACGGGGCGCGGGCATGGCACCTCGAGCACGCGCTCGGCCGCATCGGGCCCGGCATGCTCGCCGACCTCGCCGTGTGGTCGGGCGACCTGACGGCGCACGACGACGACCCGGCCGCCCTGCTCGACGAGCACGCCGAGCTCACGATCGTCGGCGGGGAGCCGGTGTACTCCGCGGGCGGACTCGTCGAGGAGGTCGGGCCCGCCGATCACGACCCGGTCGCGCTCGTCGGCGGAACTGCGAACGCGCAGGTGCACGAGCACTGA
- a CDS encoding DNA-methyltransferase produces the protein MSSDEPDRIIHADNLAVLPTLPDGRFTLVYLDPPFNTGRAQTRQSTRHVRVAATDDAAQEPGSAGAVGTITGFAGKRYERIRGDLLRYDDRFDDYWGFLEPRLVEAWRLLADDGTLYLHLDYREAHYAKVLLDALFGRESFLNELIWAYDYGAKAKRKWPTKHDTILVYVKNPSAYWFDSTAVDREPYMAPGLVTPEKAELGKLPTDVWWHTIVSPTGREKTGYPTQKPEGILRRIVQASTREGDWVLDFFAGSGTTGAVAATLGRRFVLVDENPEAIAVMKGRFTDVAGVVFEQGPTGR, from the coding sequence GTGAGCAGCGACGAACCCGACCGCATCATCCATGCGGACAACCTCGCCGTGCTGCCGACCCTGCCCGACGGCCGGTTCACGCTCGTCTACCTCGACCCGCCGTTCAACACCGGCCGGGCGCAGACGCGGCAGTCGACCCGCCACGTGCGCGTCGCGGCGACGGATGACGCGGCGCAGGAGCCGGGTTCTGCGGGCGCTGTCGGAACCATCACCGGGTTCGCGGGCAAGCGCTACGAGCGCATCCGCGGCGACCTGCTGCGCTACGACGACCGCTTCGACGACTACTGGGGCTTCCTCGAGCCGCGGCTCGTCGAGGCGTGGCGGCTGCTCGCCGACGACGGCACCCTCTACCTGCACCTCGACTACCGCGAGGCGCACTACGCGAAGGTGCTGCTCGACGCGCTGTTCGGGCGCGAGAGCTTCCTCAACGAGCTGATCTGGGCCTACGACTACGGCGCCAAGGCGAAGCGAAAGTGGCCGACGAAGCACGACACGATCCTCGTCTACGTGAAGAACCCGTCGGCGTACTGGTTCGACTCGACCGCGGTCGACCGTGAGCCGTACATGGCGCCGGGACTCGTGACGCCCGAGAAGGCCGAACTCGGCAAGCTGCCGACCGACGTGTGGTGGCACACGATCGTCTCGCCGACCGGGCGCGAGAAGACGGGCTACCCGACGCAGAAGCCCGAGGGGATCCTCCGCCGCATCGTGCAGGCGTCGACGCGCGAGGGCGACTGGGTGCTGGACTTCTTCGCGGGGTCGGGCACGACCGGTGCCGTCGCCGCCACGCTCGGCCGCCGCTTCGTGCTCGTCGACGAGAACCCCGAGGCGATCGCGGTCATGAAGGGCCGGTTCACGGATGTCGCGGGGGTCGTGTTCGAGCAGGGGCCGACCGGGCGCTGA
- a CDS encoding LacI family DNA-binding transcriptional regulator, with protein MTGSIPAGHAPTLEMVAARAGVSRATVSRVVNGSPKVSPEVTEAVQAAITALNYVPNRAARSLASRRTQAIALIVPESAARVFDDPFFASIVQGAALALAGTEYTLNMLIESELDPDKTRRYLLGGNVDGALVVSHHTGDHSFAHLSRSLPLVFGGRPLGPEESSGYTVDVDNEHGAAAAAQHLVDAGRTRIATIAGPQDMPPGVDRLNGFAAVVARAGLADDLVDFGDFTAASGAAAMHRLLERAPDLDGVFAANDQMAMGALSALAETGRSVPDDVAVVGFDDDRYAATAMPPLTTVRQPSSEMGAEMARKLVRLIAGEDVEPATILPTELVVRQSG; from the coding sequence ATGACGGGGAGCATTCCGGCCGGCCACGCGCCGACTCTCGAGATGGTCGCGGCCCGCGCCGGCGTCTCCCGCGCCACGGTCTCCCGGGTCGTCAACGGATCGCCGAAGGTGAGTCCCGAGGTCACGGAGGCCGTGCAGGCGGCGATCACCGCCCTGAACTACGTGCCGAACCGGGCCGCCCGCTCGCTCGCGAGCCGGCGCACGCAGGCCATCGCGCTCATCGTGCCCGAGTCGGCGGCACGCGTCTTCGACGACCCGTTCTTCGCCTCGATCGTGCAGGGCGCCGCGCTCGCCCTCGCGGGCACCGAGTACACGTTGAACATGCTCATCGAGTCGGAGCTCGACCCCGACAAGACCCGGCGCTACCTGCTCGGCGGCAACGTCGACGGCGCGCTCGTCGTCTCGCATCACACCGGTGACCACTCGTTCGCGCACCTCTCGCGCTCGCTGCCGCTCGTCTTCGGCGGACGCCCCCTCGGACCCGAGGAGTCGAGCGGGTACACCGTCGACGTCGACAACGAGCACGGTGCGGCGGCCGCAGCGCAGCACCTCGTCGATGCCGGACGCACCCGCATCGCGACGATCGCGGGCCCCCAGGACATGCCGCCCGGGGTCGATCGCCTGAACGGGTTCGCCGCCGTGGTCGCCCGGGCGGGGCTCGCCGACGACCTCGTCGACTTCGGCGACTTCACGGCCGCCTCGGGTGCTGCGGCCATGCACCGGCTGCTCGAGCGGGCACCCGATCTCGACGGCGTCTTCGCCGCGAACGACCAGATGGCGATGGGCGCCCTCTCGGCACTCGCCGAGACCGGGCGTTCGGTGCCCGACGACGTCGCCGTGGTCGGCTTCGACGACGACCGCTACGCCGCCACCGCGATGCCGCCGCTCACCACCGTGCGGCAGCCGTCCTCCGAGATGGGCGCCGAGATGGCTCGCAAGCTCGTGCGTCTCATCGCCGGCGAAGACGTCGAGCCCGCGACGATCCTGCCGACCGAGCTCGTGGTGCGCCAGTCGGGCTGA
- a CDS encoding glycoside hydrolase family 1 protein: MNHASFRRNWPTDFIWGSATAAAQIEGAAHEGGKEDSIWDAFARVPGAIAGGDTPDRAVDHYHRMPEDVALMSSLGLDSYRFSTSWARVVPGGRSVNQEGLDFYSRLVDELLGAGILPWLTLYHWDLPQALQEQGGWANRDTAFRFAEYAEAVYESLGDRVTHWTTFNEPLCSSLIGYVGGEHAPGLNDPEAGLAAVHHQHLAHGLAVERLRGLADAAGRDIRLGITLNLTNAVPNDPADPVDLEAARRIDALWNRMYLEPLLLGAYPSDLLADVREFGLDARVLPGDLQQISQPIDFLGVNHYHDDNVSGHPLPADAAPSLRPTDRPGRSPFPGSEHVSMPSRSLPRTAMDWEVNPAGLTSLLVRLGAEYPNLPPLYVTENGAAYDDVVSDDGAVHDAERTRYVLDHVDAIAEAIEQGADVRGYFVWSLLDNFEWAWGYEKRFGIVRVDYDTFERTPKDSAHAFAALIAQAKRQLAATTIVG, translated from the coding sequence GTGAATCACGCGTCGTTCCGACGGAACTGGCCGACCGACTTCATCTGGGGCTCGGCGACCGCCGCGGCGCAGATCGAGGGCGCCGCACACGAGGGCGGCAAGGAGGATTCCATCTGGGACGCGTTCGCCCGCGTGCCCGGGGCGATCGCCGGCGGCGACACTCCCGACCGGGCGGTCGACCACTACCACCGCATGCCGGAGGACGTCGCGCTCATGAGCTCGCTCGGCCTCGACTCCTACCGGTTCTCGACGAGCTGGGCACGGGTCGTGCCCGGTGGCCGCAGCGTCAACCAGGAGGGCCTCGACTTCTACTCGCGACTCGTCGACGAACTGCTCGGCGCGGGCATCCTGCCCTGGCTCACGCTGTACCACTGGGATCTCCCCCAGGCGCTGCAGGAGCAGGGCGGCTGGGCGAACCGCGACACCGCCTTCCGCTTCGCGGAGTACGCCGAGGCCGTCTACGAGTCGCTCGGCGACCGCGTCACGCACTGGACGACGTTCAACGAACCGCTCTGCTCATCGCTCATCGGCTACGTCGGCGGCGAGCACGCGCCCGGCCTGAACGACCCCGAGGCGGGTCTGGCCGCCGTGCATCACCAGCACCTCGCGCACGGTCTCGCCGTCGAGCGGCTCAGGGGCCTCGCGGATGCCGCGGGGCGCGACATCCGGCTCGGCATCACGCTGAACCTCACGAACGCGGTGCCGAACGATCCGGCCGACCCCGTCGACCTCGAGGCCGCCCGACGCATCGACGCCCTCTGGAACCGCATGTACCTGGAGCCCCTGCTGCTCGGCGCGTACCCGAGCGACCTGCTCGCCGACGTGCGCGAGTTCGGGCTCGACGCGCGCGTGCTCCCCGGCGACCTGCAGCAGATCTCGCAACCGATCGACTTCCTCGGCGTGAACCACTACCACGACGACAACGTGTCGGGGCATCCGCTGCCCGCCGACGCCGCGCCGTCGCTGCGACCGACCGACCGGCCCGGCCGCTCGCCGTTCCCGGGCAGCGAGCACGTCTCGATGCCGTCTCGCAGCCTGCCGCGCACGGCGATGGACTGGGAGGTCAACCCCGCCGGCCTCACGAGCCTGCTCGTGCGACTGGGGGCGGAGTACCCCAATCTGCCGCCCCTGTACGTGACGGAGAACGGCGCTGCCTACGACGACGTCGTCTCCGACGACGGTGCCGTGCACGACGCGGAGCGGACCCGGTACGTGCTCGACCACGTCGACGCCATCGCGGAGGCGATCGAGCAGGGCGCCGACGTGCGCGGCTACTTCGTCTGGTCGCTGCTCGACAACTTCGAGTGGGCCTGGGGCTACGAGAAGCGGTTCGGCATCGTGCGCGTCGACTACGACACCTTCGAGCGCACACCGAAGGACAGTGCGCACGCATTCGCGGCACTGATCGCACAGGCGAAGAGGCAGCTCGCCGCGACCACTATCGTGGGGTGA